TAAATCAGAAAATTAAAATGATTTTCCCAGGCTGCATCAGAGAATTATTTTCAGATTTTCAAAATATTTTTTAGAAATATAGTAATTTACTTGAAACTTATCTAAAAAGGTAGTATAATAAAAATTAAGAAAACGCTTACAATATAAAGGGGGATTTATGGATACATTAGAAGCTTTAAGAACTTTTACAACAGGCGAAAATTTCCATCTTCAGCACTATTTGGGCGCACATCGTGAGGAGAAAGACGGGGAATGGGGTTACACATTCCGTGTTTGGGCTCCAAATGCGCAGGCTGTTCATCTAGTCGGTGATTTCACGAATTGGGTTGAAAATCAAATCCCTATGGTTCGAAATGAATCTGGAGTATGGGAAGTTTTTACAACTTTTGCCCAAGAGGGTCAGATTTATAAATATCATATTACACGGGCTAACGGTCATCAACTTATGAAGATTGATCCTTTAGCTGTTCGGTATGAAGCACGTCCAGGCACAGGTGCTGTGTTAACAGAAATTCCAGAAAAGAAATGGAAGGATGGACTTTGGTTAGCTCGTAGAAAACGTTTGGGATTCTTCGAAAGACCAGTTAATATTTACGAAGCACACGCTGGTTCCTGGAAACGAAATCCAGATGGAACTCCTTATAGTTTTGCTCAATTAAAAGAAGAGTTGATTCCTTACTTAGTTGAAATGAACTACACTCATATTGAGTTTATGCCTTTGATGGCTCACCCGCTAGGTTTGAGTTGGGGCTATCAACTGATGGGATATTTCGGTTTAGAACATTCTTACGGAAGACCAGAAGAGTTTCAAGACTTTGTTGAGGAGTGTCATTTAAACAATATCGGTGTTATCGTGGACTGGGTTCCAGGTCACTTTACAATCAATGATGATGCCTTAGCCTACTATGATGGAACTCCGACTTTTGAATATCAAGACCATAACAAAGCTCATAACTATGGTTGGGGGGCATTAAACTTCGACTTAGGTAAAAATGAAGTTCAGTCTTTCTTGATTTCAAGCATTAAGTTCTGGATTGATTTCTATCATTTGGATGGTATCCGTGTCGATGCTGTAAGTAATATCCTTTATCTTGATTACGATAATGCACCTTGGACTCCAAATAAAGACGGGGGCAATCTCAACTATGAAGGTTATTATTTCCTACAACGTTTGAATACCGTTATCAAGCTAGCTCACCCAGATGTCATGATGATTGCTGAAGAATCTTCTTCTGGCACTAAGATTACTGGAATGAAGGAGATGGGTGGTCTTGGATTTGACTACAAGTGGAACATGGGATGGATGAATGATATCTTACGTTTCTACGAGGAAGATCCAATTTACCGCAAGTATGACTTTAACCTTGTTACCTTCAGCTTTATGTACATCTTTAATGAAAATTACCTCTTGCCATTCTCACACGATGAAGTTGTCCATGGTAAGAAGAGTATGATGCATAAGATGTGGGGAGACCGTTACAATCAATTTGCAGGACTGAGAAATCTCTACACTTATCAAATCTGTCACCCTGGTAAGAAATTGCTCTTTATGGGTAGTGAATTTGGTCAATTCTTAGAGTGGAAATCAGAAGAGCAATTAGAATGGTCAAACCTCGAAGATTCAATGAATGCCAAGATGAAATACTTCACATCTCAACTGAATCAACTTTATAAAGACCATCGTTGTCTTTGGGAAATTGATACAAGTTATGATGGAATTGAAATCATCGATGCTGATAATAGAGATCAAAGTGTTCTATCCTTTATTCGTAAGGGTAAAAAAGGCGAGATGCTAGTCTGTGTCTTCAATATGGCACCTGTAGAACGTCCTGAATTCACAATTGGTCTTCCGGTTGCAGGCGTATACGAAGAAATATGGAATACTGAGTTAGAACAATGGGGTGGTGTTTGGAAAGAGCACAACCAAACAGTTCAAACTCAAGAAGGATTATGGAAGGATTATGAGCAGACTTTGACATTTACCTTGCCAGCTTTGGGGGCAAGTATCTGGAAAATCAAACGTCGCTTGAAACCCGCTAAAAAAGAATCAAATAAATCTCAAAAAGGAGTAGAAAATGAAGAATGAAATGCTAGCTTTAATCCTTG
The window above is part of the Streptococcus sp. Marseille-Q6470 genome. Proteins encoded here:
- the glgB gene encoding 1,4-alpha-glucan branching protein GlgB — encoded protein: MDTLEALRTFTTGENFHLQHYLGAHREEKDGEWGYTFRVWAPNAQAVHLVGDFTNWVENQIPMVRNESGVWEVFTTFAQEGQIYKYHITRANGHQLMKIDPLAVRYEARPGTGAVLTEIPEKKWKDGLWLARRKRLGFFERPVNIYEAHAGSWKRNPDGTPYSFAQLKEELIPYLVEMNYTHIEFMPLMAHPLGLSWGYQLMGYFGLEHSYGRPEEFQDFVEECHLNNIGVIVDWVPGHFTINDDALAYYDGTPTFEYQDHNKAHNYGWGALNFDLGKNEVQSFLISSIKFWIDFYHLDGIRVDAVSNILYLDYDNAPWTPNKDGGNLNYEGYYFLQRLNTVIKLAHPDVMMIAEESSSGTKITGMKEMGGLGFDYKWNMGWMNDILRFYEEDPIYRKYDFNLVTFSFMYIFNENYLLPFSHDEVVHGKKSMMHKMWGDRYNQFAGLRNLYTYQICHPGKKLLFMGSEFGQFLEWKSEEQLEWSNLEDSMNAKMKYFTSQLNQLYKDHRCLWEIDTSYDGIEIIDADNRDQSVLSFIRKGKKGEMLVCVFNMAPVERPEFTIGLPVAGVYEEIWNTELEQWGGVWKEHNQTVQTQEGLWKDYEQTLTFTLPALGASIWKIKRRLKPAKKESNKSQKGVENEE